TACGGACCGACGGAGAGCACCGTCGTCGCCTGCGCCGCCCCGTTGACCGGTGTGGGCCCGGTGCGCATCGGGCTGCCGCTGGACGGCTGGGAGCTCGCGGTCGTGGACGACCGCGGGGGGATCGCCCCGATGGGCGCGACCGGTGAGCTGGTGATCGGCGGGGTCGGTCTCGCCCGGTATCTGGACACCGGCAAGGACGCGGAGAAGTACGCCCCGCTGCCCGCGCTGGGCTGGGCCCGCGCCTACCGCAGTGGCGATCTGGTGCGTGCCGAGCCCGACGGGCTGGTCTTCGTCGGCCGGGCGGACGAGCAGGTCAAGCTGGGTGGGCGCCGGATCGAGCTGGGCGAAGTCGACGCGGCCCTCCAGGCGCTGCCGGGCGTGGCGGGTGCGGCGGCGGCGGTCCGCAGCACGGCCGCCGGGCATCAGCTGCTGGTGGGGTACGTCGTGCCGCACGGCACCGAGACCACGCACGGCACCGAAGTGACGTCCGGCACCGAAGCGGCCTTCGACGCGGCTGACGCCGTGGCGCGCCTTCGCAAGGAGCTGCCCGCCGCGCTCGTGCCCGTGATCGCCGTCGTCGCCGAGCTGCCCACTCGGACCTCGGGAAAAGTGGACCGGGACGCGCTGCCGTGGCCGCTGCCGGACAGCGGGGGCGCGGGCGCGGCCGGGTGGAGCGAGACCGAGGCATGGCTGGCCACGCAGTGGCGCGAGTTGCTCGGGGCGCCGGTGGGCGGCCCCGAGGCTGACTTCTTCGCGAGCGGCGGGGGCAGCCTCGCCGCCGCCCGACTGGTGTCGCGGATACGTGAGCGTTACGGCACCGGTTCGGTCGGCGACATCTACCGGAACCCGACCCTGGGGGCCCTGGCCGGCACTGTGGAGGCCGCGTCCCGGCGCGGGACGAAAGTCCGTGCCGTGCGTCCGGTGGCGCTGCGCACGGGCATCGCGCAACTCCTGCTGATGCTGCCGCTGATGGGTGTGCTCGGCCTGCGCTGGGCGGTGGTCGCCGCCGCCGTGAACAACGTCGTCGGGTCGCCCTGGGCTCCCGCGGTCTCCTGGTGGTGGGTGGCCGTGGGCTGGCTGCTCGCGGTCAGCCCACCGGGGCGGATCGTGATCGCGGCCGGTGGGGCGCGACTGCTCCTGCGCGGTCTGCGGCCCGGCACGTATACCCGTGGCGGCCGTACGCATCTGCGGCTGTGGACGGCGGAGCGACTCGCCGAGCTCAGCGGCGCGACGGGGCTCGCGGGTTCCTGGCTCACGTACTACGCGCGGGCGCTCGGCGTCCGGGTCGGGGACGACGTCGATCTGCACGCGCTGCCGCCCGTGACCGGGATGCTGCGGCTCGGCAAGGGCTGTGCGGTCGAACCCGAGGTGGACCTGTCGGGTCATTGGCTGGACGGCGACCGGCTTCACATCGGCACGCTGCGGATCGGCGCGGGTGCGGTCGTCGGCGCGCGCAGCACGCTGTTCCCCGGTACGCGGATCGGCAAGCGGGCGGAGGTGGCGGCCGGCTCAGGGGTGACCGGAGCCGTCCCCGGGGGCGAGCGCTGGGCCGGTGCCCCGGCGTCGAAGCAGGGCAGGGCGGGACGCGGCCTACCCGGCGGGCGCCCGGTGCGCAGGCGCCGCTGGACCGTCGTCTACTCGGTGTCGTCGCTCCTCATCGGATTGCTGCCCGCCGTCGCGGCGCTGCCCGGCCTGCTGGTGATCGGCGACTTCCTGCACGGCGCAGGGGAACCCGGGGGCGCGCTGGCGGCGGCCCTGGCCGCGGTACCGCTGGCGACGCTGGTATCACTGGCCGCGTACGCGGTGCTGATCGTGACCGGTGTACGTCTGCTGGGGGTCGGGCTGCGCGAGGGCCACCATCCGGTGCACGGCCGCGTCGCATGGCAGGCATGGGCGACCGAGCGCCTGATGGACATGGCGCGGGTGCATCTCTTCCCGCTGTACGCCAGCCTGTTCACGCCCGTATGGCTGCGTGCCCTCGGTATGCGGATCGGGCGCGGGGTCGAGGCGTCGACCGTGCTGGCCCTGCCGACCATGACCACGGTAGGCGACGGGGCGTTCCTGGCTGACGACACCATGGTCGCGTCGTACGAGCTCGGCGGCGGCTGGCTGCGTATCGCCGAGGCACGGGTCGGCAAGCGCGCCTTCCTCGGCAACTCCGGGATGGCCGCTGCGGGCCGCCGTGTACCCAAGCGGGGCCTGGTGGGTGTGCTTTCGGCTGCCCCCGAGCGGGCCAAGGCCGGCTCCTCCTGGCTCGGCATGCCGCCGATGAGGCTGCCTCGGGCGGCCGAGGAGGGCGACCAGAGCCGCACCTTCTCCCCGCCGCTGCGGTTGAGGCTGGCGCGTGCCGCTGTGGAGCTGTGCCGGGTGGTTCCGTTGATGTGCGGGGTGGCGCTGGCCGTCCTCGCCATCGCCGCTTTCGCCTGGGTCTCGGCGCATCTCGGCGCCGTGCTCGCGGTGCTGCTGGGCGGGGTGGTGCTGCTGCTCGCCGGGGTGGTCGCGGCGCTGGTCGCGCTGGCCGCGAAATGGCTGCTGGTGGGCAGGTTCCGGGTCGTGGAGCAACCGCTGTGGTCGTCGTTCGTGTGGCGCAACGAGCTCGCCGACACGTTCGTCGAGGTGCTGGCGGTGCCCTGGCTGGTGGGTGCCACCACCGGCACCCCGCTGATGAACCTGTGGCTGCGCGGTCTCGGAGCGCGTATCGGCCGGGGCGCCTGGTGCGAGACCTACTGGCTGCCGGAGGCCGATCTCGTCGTGATCGGCCCGGGAGCCAGCGTCAACCGGGGCTGTGTCGTGCAGACCCATCTCTTCCACGACCGGATCATGCGGATGGACAATGTGGTTCTCGGTGCGGGTGCGACACTCGGTCCGCATGGGATCGCGCTGCCCGGCGCGGTGATCGGCGACCGCGCCGCGGTCGGTCCGGCGTCGCTGGTGATGCGCGGGGAGCGGGTGCCCGCGGACACCCGATGGCTGGGCAACCCGATCGCCGCGTGGAAGGCGTGAGCGGTACGGCATAGGGGCACGACCGAAGGACGCACGACGGTGACGGATTCGTATCTGCCGCAGCACGGCGATGACGGCCATCGGACCACGCAGTACGACCTGGAGCTGGACTACCGTCCGCAAACCGGCCGACTCAGCGGCCGGGCGACGATCCACGCCGTTGTGGGGACCATGCGGGCACTGCCCGAGATCGTGCTCGATCTCGGGCAGTTTCGGCTGACCAAGGTCCTGGTGAACGGCGCGCGGCCGGCCAAGTACACGCATCGTGGCGACAAACTGCGGATCCGGCCGGTGAAACCGCTACGCGCGGGCGCGCCCTTCACGGTCGAGGTGCGTTACACGGGCGTCCCCCGTCCCGTGCGCACCCGGGACTGGGGCGATCTGGGCTGGGAGCTCCTGGAGGACGGCGCGCTGGTGGCGTCACAGCCGAACGGGTCGCGTTCCTGGTTCCCCTGCAACGACCGCCCGGACGACAAGGCGGCCTACCGGATCACGGTGACCGCGCCGACCCCCTGCGCAGTGGTGGCGAACGGGGCACTGACCGCACGCAGCATCAGCGCTTCCACCACGACCTGGGTGTACGAGCAGCCGGCGCCCATGGCGAGCTATCTGGCGACCGTCCAGATCGGGCCGTACGAGCTGGTGGAGGTGGCGCATGCGGGTGAGATTCCGCAGCCGGCCGCGGTGCCGGGCTCCCTGCTCGACCGGTTCGAGCACGACTTCGCGCGGCAGCCGGAGATGATGCTGGTGTTCACGGACCTGTTCGGCCCGTACCCCTTCGACGACTACGCGGTCGTGGTGGTGGACGAGGAGCTGGACGTCCCCGTGGAGGCCCAGGGCCTGTCGGTCTTCGGCGCCAACCATGTGGACGGCCGCCGGGGCAGCGAGCGGCTGATCGCGCACGAACTGGCCCATCAGTGGTTCGGCAACAGCCTGACGGTCGCAGACTGGCGGCACATCTGGCTGAACGAGGGCTTCGCGAAGTACGCCGAGTGGCTGTGGTCCGAGCTGTCCGGCGGCCCCTCGACCTCGGCCATGGCGGCCAGGTCCCGGGCGCGGTTGGCCATGATGCGGCAGGACATCCGGATCGCCGATCCGGGGCTGCGGCGACTGTTCGACGATCGGGTCTATGAACGGGGCGCTCTCACCCTGCACGCGCTGCGCACCGAGATGGGACACGCGGCCTTCGTCGGACTGCTGAGGGAGTGGACGAGGGCCCATCGGCACGGGGTGGTGACGACGGAGGCCTTCATCGCCCTGGCGCGGCGGCATTCGGCGCGACCGCTCGACCGGCTGTTCGCGAGGTGGCTGTACGAGGCCAAACTCCCGGCGCTGCCGCTCTGAATGCATGCTCCGGCCGGGACTCGACGGGACCTGTCCGCAAGTCGTCCGGGCGGGACGGTGGGTGCCGTCGCCGGGGCTGCGCGGGTGCGGGGCGCGGCATGGGCGGGTCCGCGGCCTGGGTAGCGGGCATCGGAGCCGGACGGGCGAGCGGGGGACGGGTGCGCGTGAAGCGGTCACGCGAGCCCGGCTCCGCCTGCCGGCCACCCAGGCCGGAAGCTGCGAGGCCCTAGTGCCGGCGGCTGCCGAACAGCGAGCGCCGCAGTCGGCGCAGCGGGGCGAAGAGCGAGACCCGCGCGCTCCTGCTGGTGTGGGTACGTGCCACATCACGCGTCGTCAGCTCGCGCATCAGCGAGGTCGCTTCAGCCGACTCACGCTGCGGGACGGCAGGCCCGCCCAGCACCGCGAGATGGCGGTCGAGACGCGAGCTGGTCGCACTGCTTCCGCATGTGATCGCGGGCACTCGCGCCCTGCTGCGCATCGTTATCTGTTCCATTCCACTCCCCACCCGTACGAGGGCACCCGGCCCGGGCAGGTTAACCCTATCGTCCCGCAGTGACACTCGTGTATCCCGGTCGCAGGATTCACCATCCCTGTACGGGTGTTGACGGTTACTCAGTGAATCCAACCGATTCCAGGGCGAGTTGGACAGTTCCAGGGTCCGCCGGATTCATTTTCGATCCAGGCCAATCCACCCGGTCTCCTGCCCCGAACACCGGTCAGCAAGCAGGACTGAACCAAGGTCCTCGGGACACGACGGGATGGACGCGATGACCGCTATCAAGTGGAGCGCGCGAGGGCGCAGGAATCTTGCCGCACTCGTCTGCGGTGCGCTGGCAGCCGGGGGGCTTGCGGCCTCCGGAGTCACCACCACGCTCGCGCCGGGGGCGGCCCACGCCTCCAGCCACCGCGAGGCCCCGTTGGTCTCCGGCCAGCCCCAGCTGGACAACACGGACGTGTACGCGTTCGTGAGCCCCGACCGGCCGGACACGACGACGATCATCGCCAACTGGCTGCCCTTCGAGGAACCCGGGGGCGGGCCGAACTTCTACAAGTTCGCCAAGGACGCCCGCTACGAGATCCACATCGACTCGGACGGCGACGCACAGGGCGATCTGCTCTACCGCTGGACCTTCCACGACCAGGTCAAGAACGGCGACACCTTCCTGTACAACACAGGCCCGGTGACCAGCATCGACGACCCGGACCTCAACATCACGCAGACCTACGACCTCGAACTGCTGAAGCTGAGGAAGCAGCATGTGATCTCGAACACGAAGATCGCCGACCATGTGCCGGTAGCCCCCTCCAACGTGGGCAAGGCATCCATGCCGGACTACGCGCAGCTGCGTGCCCAGGCCGTGCACCGGATGGAGGACGGCTCGTCGGTGTTCGCAGGCCAGGCCGACGACTCCTTCTTCCTCGACCTGCGCGTCTTCGACCTGTTGTACGGCGGCGATCTCTCGGAGGTCGGCAACGACACGCTCAAGGGCTACAACGTCAACAGCATCGCGCTCCAAGTGCCGACCGAGCACATCCGGCAGTCCGAGAGCCAGCCGGTGGTCGGCATCTGGTCGACCACTTCCCGCAAGAACGCGAGCGGCGACTGGACCCAGGTGTCGCGGCTGGGCATGCCGCTCGTCAACGAGGTCGTCATCCCGGTGAAGGCGAAGGACAAGTTCAACGCCTCCTCGCCCTGGAACGACGCGGAGTTCCTGCCGTTCGTCACCGAACCGGAGCTGCCCAAGCTCATCGAGTCCATCTACAAGATCAAGGCTCCCGCGACCCCGCGCGACGACCTGGTGTCGGTGTTCCTGACCGGCGTCAAGGACCTGAACCAGCCGCCGAACGTCACGCCCGCCGAAGCACTGCGGCTGAACACATCGATAGCGCCCACCCATGAGCCCAAGCGCCTCGGTGTGCTCGACGGCGACAAGGCCGGCTTCCCCAACGGCCGCCGGCTGACGGACGATGTGATCGACATCTCCCTCCAGGTCGTCGAAGGCGAGCTGCTCGGTCAGAAGAACGACCTGGGTGACGCGGTGAACGCGAACGACCAGGACTTCGAGAAGAAGTTCCCGTATGTGGCACTGCCGACGTCAGGCTCCCGTGGCCCGGTGGCCGAAGGCAACGGAGCCGAAAGCCAGCTGAAGGGCGGAATCTCGGAATTGTCGGCGGCGAGCGGCGACAGGAAGCTCCTGGTCACCTCCCTGCTGTCCGCGGGCGTCGGAGCGGTACTGGTGGCCCTGGGGCTTGGCTGGTCGCGGATGCGTCGGCGCAGCAGGGGCATCCTGTGAAGCTCGGCAGGCAGCATGCCCGTGCGGGACGGCTCGCGGCCGGGGTGGCCGGGCTCGCACTCGTGCTGACGGCCGTGGGAGCGGTCGTCGGCGGCGAGGACGGCGGGGGCGGCGGGGGCGGCGTTCCCGCTGTCCCCGCCGCAGCGGGGACAGCGGCGGCCGGGGCGAGTGTCAGCGCCCTCCAGGCACATCTCAAGAAGCAGCCAAAGGACGCGGGAGGTTGGGCGGCGCTCGGTGCCGCGTATGTGGAGGAGGCCAGGGTCAGCGGCGACGCGGCCCGCTATCCGCAGGCGGAGCAGGCCCTCTCTCGGTCCCTGGAACTGCGCCGGGACGACAACGCCGACGCGCTCGCCGGACGGGCCGCACTCGCTGCCGCCAGGCACGACTTCCCGGCGGCGCTCCGCGAGGCGGACCGCGCGCTGGCGGTCAACGCGTACGGCGAGCGGGCACTGGCCGTACGGATCGACGCGCTGGTCGAACTGGGCCGATACCAGGACGCGCTGGCCGCCGCGCGACTGGCGGACTCACGCCGCCCCGGTATCCCGGTGTTCACACGGCTCGCCTATGTGCGGGAACTGCGCGGAGAGACCGCGGAGGCGCGCCGCGTGCTGCAGCTGGCCCTGGACTCGGCCGCCCGCCCCGCCGATGTCTCCTACACCTCGACCGCCCTGGGCCAGCTCGCCTGGTCGCAGGGCGACTACGCGGAGGCGCTGCGGCACTGCGGGATCGCGCTCAAGGCCGCGCCGGGCAACCCTGAGGCAAGCGAGTGCCGGGCGAGGGCGCTTGCCGGGAAGGGCGATCCGAAGGGCGCGATCCGGGAGTTCGAAGACCTGGTCGGGCGCTATCCGCTGCCGGGACGGTTGGTCGCGCTCGGCGAGTTGTACGAGGCGGCAGGGCAGCCCGAGCGGGCCCGGGAGCAGTACGCCGTCGTGGGCACCTACACCGGACTGGCGCGTGCGGGCGGAGTGAACCCGGATCTGGACACCGCGCTCGCCGCGGCCGACCACGGTGACCGTGCCGCGGCGCTGCGCGCGGCACGGGCCGAATGGCAGCGGCGGCGGACGGTGCACACCGAGGACGCCCTGGCCTGGGCGCTGCATCGGTCCGGCAAGTCCGACGAGGCGCTGCCGCACGCCCGGAAGGCGACGGCGACCGGATATCGCAACGCCACTTTCCTGTTCCATCGCGGGATGATCGAGCTGGCCGTCGGCGACAGCACCGCCGCACGGGCATCGCTCTCCCTCGCCCTGAAGCTGAACCCGGGCTTCTCACCGCTCGGTTCGCGCGATGCCCGGCGCGCGCTGGATGCCGTGGAGGGGCGATGAACCACCCGATGACGCGCCCTGGACCGATCGACGTCACCGGAACGGGATGTATGAGGCTTGTGTACGCCATCGGCACCAGGACGCCCGCCCGGAAGCCCGGCACCGCCTTGGGGCGGCGGCTGGCAAGGGGGCTCGCCGTCATCGGCCTGGCCTTCGCCGCCCTGCTCACGGGCGGCACAACGCCCGCCACGGCCCATCCACTCGGGAACTTCACGGTCAACCACTTCGACGGACTGGTATTCCACGCGGACGAGCTGACGGTCGACCATGTCGAGGACCTGGCGGAGATCCCCACCGCCAGGGTGCGGCCGAAGGACATG
This DNA window, taken from Streptomyces sp. SCSIO 30461, encodes the following:
- a CDS encoding tetratricopeptide repeat protein; protein product: MKLGRQHARAGRLAAGVAGLALVLTAVGAVVGGEDGGGGGGGVPAVPAAAGTAAAGASVSALQAHLKKQPKDAGGWAALGAAYVEEARVSGDAARYPQAEQALSRSLELRRDDNADALAGRAALAAARHDFPAALREADRALAVNAYGERALAVRIDALVELGRYQDALAAARLADSRRPGIPVFTRLAYVRELRGETAEARRVLQLALDSAARPADVSYTSTALGQLAWSQGDYAEALRHCGIALKAAPGNPEASECRARALAGKGDPKGAIREFEDLVGRYPLPGRLVALGELYEAAGQPERAREQYAVVGTYTGLARAGGVNPDLDTALAAADHGDRAAALRAARAEWQRRRTVHTEDALAWALHRSGKSDEALPHARKATATGYRNATFLFHRGMIELAVGDSTAARASLSLALKLNPGFSPLGSRDARRALDAVEGR
- a CDS encoding DUF4331 domain-containing protein, whose amino-acid sequence is MTAIKWSARGRRNLAALVCGALAAGGLAASGVTTTLAPGAAHASSHREAPLVSGQPQLDNTDVYAFVSPDRPDTTTIIANWLPFEEPGGGPNFYKFAKDARYEIHIDSDGDAQGDLLYRWTFHDQVKNGDTFLYNTGPVTSIDDPDLNITQTYDLELLKLRKQHVISNTKIADHVPVAPSNVGKASMPDYAQLRAQAVHRMEDGSSVFAGQADDSFFLDLRVFDLLYGGDLSEVGNDTLKGYNVNSIALQVPTEHIRQSESQPVVGIWSTTSRKNASGDWTQVSRLGMPLVNEVVIPVKAKDKFNASSPWNDAEFLPFVTEPELPKLIESIYKIKAPATPRDDLVSVFLTGVKDLNQPPNVTPAEALRLNTSIAPTHEPKRLGVLDGDKAGFPNGRRLTDDVIDISLQVVEGELLGQKNDLGDAVNANDQDFEKKFPYVALPTSGSRGPVAEGNGAESQLKGGISELSAASGDRKLLVTSLLSAGVGAVLVALGLGWSRMRRRSRGIL
- a CDS encoding M1 family metallopeptidase; its protein translation is MTDSYLPQHGDDGHRTTQYDLELDYRPQTGRLSGRATIHAVVGTMRALPEIVLDLGQFRLTKVLVNGARPAKYTHRGDKLRIRPVKPLRAGAPFTVEVRYTGVPRPVRTRDWGDLGWELLEDGALVASQPNGSRSWFPCNDRPDDKAAYRITVTAPTPCAVVANGALTARSISASTTTWVYEQPAPMASYLATVQIGPYELVEVAHAGEIPQPAAVPGSLLDRFEHDFARQPEMMLVFTDLFGPYPFDDYAVVVVDEELDVPVEAQGLSVFGANHVDGRRGSERLIAHELAHQWFGNSLTVADWRHIWLNEGFAKYAEWLWSELSGGPSTSAMAARSRARLAMMRQDIRIADPGLRRLFDDRVYERGALTLHALRTEMGHAAFVGLLREWTRAHRHGVVTTEAFIALARRHSARPLDRLFARWLYEAKLPALPL
- a CDS encoding Pls/PosA family non-ribosomal peptide synthetase — protein: MPGTPALLDPLLDASAPPVPALFVAGAAPAERTLLDILERTACRYPDEPAVDDGSETLTYRELIAEVEKLRLRLAAQGIGAGDRVGVRVPSGTADLYVAVLSVLASSAAYVPVDAEDPDERAELVFSEAAVAAVIGAGRGITVRGRPGGRTQPGPGPDDDAWVIFTSGSTGKPKGVAVTHRNAAAFVDAEARIFLAGVLSDPLGPGDRVLAGLSVAFDASCEEMWLAWRHGACLVPAPRSLVRTGVDLGPWLVEQRITVVSTVPTLAALWPVEALDEVRLLIFGGEACPPELAERMAVPGREVWNTYGPTESTVVACAAPLTGVGPVRIGLPLDGWELAVVDDRGGIAPMGATGELVIGGVGLARYLDTGKDAEKYAPLPALGWARAYRSGDLVRAEPDGLVFVGRADEQVKLGGRRIELGEVDAALQALPGVAGAAAAVRSTAAGHQLLVGYVVPHGTETTHGTEVTSGTEAAFDAADAVARLRKELPAALVPVIAVVAELPTRTSGKVDRDALPWPLPDSGGAGAAGWSETEAWLATQWRELLGAPVGGPEADFFASGGGSLAAARLVSRIRERYGTGSVGDIYRNPTLGALAGTVEAASRRGTKVRAVRPVALRTGIAQLLLMLPLMGVLGLRWAVVAAAVNNVVGSPWAPAVSWWWVAVGWLLAVSPPGRIVIAAGGARLLLRGLRPGTYTRGGRTHLRLWTAERLAELSGATGLAGSWLTYYARALGVRVGDDVDLHALPPVTGMLRLGKGCAVEPEVDLSGHWLDGDRLHIGTLRIGAGAVVGARSTLFPGTRIGKRAEVAAGSGVTGAVPGGERWAGAPASKQGRAGRGLPGGRPVRRRRWTVVYSVSSLLIGLLPAVAALPGLLVIGDFLHGAGEPGGALAAALAAVPLATLVSLAAYAVLIVTGVRLLGVGLREGHHPVHGRVAWQAWATERLMDMARVHLFPLYASLFTPVWLRALGMRIGRGVEASTVLALPTMTTVGDGAFLADDTMVASYELGGGWLRIAEARVGKRAFLGNSGMAAAGRRVPKRGLVGVLSAAPERAKAGSSWLGMPPMRLPRAAEEGDQSRTFSPPLRLRLARAAVELCRVVPLMCGVALAVLAIAAFAWVSAHLGAVLAVLLGGVVLLLAGVVAALVALAAKWLLVGRFRVVEQPLWSSFVWRNELADTFVEVLAVPWLVGATTGTPLMNLWLRGLGARIGRGAWCETYWLPEADLVVIGPGASVNRGCVVQTHLFHDRIMRMDNVVLGAGATLGPHGIALPGAVIGDRAAVGPASLVMRGERVPADTRWLGNPIAAWKA